The following are encoded in a window of Bradyrhizobium guangdongense genomic DNA:
- a CDS encoding 5-carboxymethyl-2-hydroxymuconate Delta-isomerase, with protein MPHFTIEYSANLDGRLDIAAVCEVVRKAAVETGIFPLGGIRVRAVRCEHYAIADARQDYGFLDMVLRIGEGRDLSTRQKAGEHVFQALSKHLDPVFAASKFALSFDMQINDKDTSWKRNNIHDALKAEAAHG; from the coding sequence ATGCCGCATTTCACGATCGAATATTCGGCCAATCTCGACGGCCGTCTCGACATCGCCGCGGTGTGCGAGGTGGTGCGCAAGGCGGCGGTGGAGACCGGAATCTTCCCGCTCGGCGGCATTCGCGTCCGCGCCGTCAGATGCGAGCATTATGCGATCGCGGACGCGCGGCAAGACTACGGATTCCTCGACATGGTACTGCGCATCGGCGAGGGCCGCGACCTTTCAACCCGCCAGAAAGCCGGCGAGCACGTGTTTCAGGCGCTTTCAAAGCACCTCGATCCCGTCTTCGCCGCCAGCAAGTTCGCTTTATCGTTCGACATGCAGATCAACGACAAGGACACCAGCTGGAAGCGCAACAACATCCACGACGCACTGAAAGCGGAGGCAGCCCATGGATAA
- the hpaH gene encoding 2-oxo-hept-4-ene-1,7-dioate hydratase, with the protein MALSKDDIQACASRLHQAEKTRVQIRQLSQDFPGISIADAYAIQKAWVDVKIAEGRVVKGHKIGLTSKAMQSALNIDEPDSGVLLDDMFFADGGSIPTERFIATRVEAELAFVMSKRLSGPDCTMFDVLNATEFVVPALEILDTRIERVDIRTKATRKIFDTIADNAANAGIVLGGRPIRPLDADLRWIGSLCFKNGQLVETGLAAGVLNHPATAVAWLANKIAPLGLALEPGQVVLAGSFIRPIETRKGDTIQADYGAYGSVSCYFA; encoded by the coding sequence ATGGCGCTTTCCAAGGACGATATCCAAGCCTGCGCGAGCCGTCTGCACCAGGCGGAGAAGACCCGCGTGCAGATCCGGCAGCTCTCGCAGGATTTTCCGGGCATCTCCATTGCCGATGCCTACGCGATTCAGAAGGCCTGGGTCGACGTCAAGATCGCCGAGGGGCGCGTCGTCAAGGGCCACAAGATCGGTCTGACCTCGAAGGCGATGCAGAGCGCTCTCAATATTGACGAGCCTGACTCCGGCGTGCTGCTCGACGACATGTTCTTTGCCGACGGCGGGAGCATCCCCACCGAGCGCTTCATCGCGACCCGCGTCGAGGCCGAGCTCGCCTTCGTGATGAGCAAGCGGCTGTCGGGGCCCGACTGCACGATGTTCGATGTGCTCAACGCCACCGAATTCGTGGTCCCGGCGCTGGAGATCCTGGACACGCGGATCGAGCGCGTCGATATCAGGACCAAGGCGACGCGCAAGATCTTCGACACCATCGCCGACAACGCCGCGAATGCCGGTATCGTGCTCGGCGGCCGGCCGATCCGCCCGCTAGACGCCGACCTGCGCTGGATCGGTTCGCTCTGCTTCAAGAACGGCCAACTGGTGGAGACCGGACTTGCCGCGGGCGTGCTCAATCATCCGGCGACGGCGGTCGCCTGGCTCGCCAACAAGATCGCGCCGCTGGGCCTTGCGCTCGAACCGGGGCAGGTTGTGCTCGCCGGCTCGTTCATCCGTCCGATCGAGACCCGCAAGGGCGACACAATTCAAGCCGATTACGGCGCCTACGGCTCGGTGAGCTGCTACTTCGCGTAA
- the hpaR gene encoding homoprotocatechuate degradation operon regulator HpaR codes for MAKRPADSINGNAPAAHQVPMRDFSRSLPMSLLRAREAVMRQFRPSLRQHGLTEQQWRILRALAAIEAAEVTELARTAFLLGPSLSRILRDLEARNLIERKTAKTDQRRSMVSISKDGVKLMAAVAPTSEAIYAEITRRFGARKLVELQEMLGELELSLEGLGSEDDTRAEE; via the coding sequence ATGGCGAAGAGACCGGCTGATTCCATCAATGGAAACGCGCCTGCCGCGCATCAGGTGCCGATGCGCGACTTTTCGCGCTCGTTGCCGATGTCGCTGCTGCGGGCCCGCGAGGCGGTGATGCGGCAATTTCGCCCGTCGCTGCGCCAGCACGGCTTGACCGAGCAGCAATGGCGCATCCTTCGCGCGCTTGCGGCCATCGAGGCCGCCGAGGTTACGGAACTCGCGCGCACGGCCTTTCTCCTCGGGCCGAGCCTGTCGCGCATCCTGCGCGATCTGGAGGCGCGCAACCTGATCGAGCGCAAGACGGCGAAGACGGACCAGCGCCGCAGCATGGTTTCGATCTCGAAAGACGGGGTGAAACTGATGGCCGCGGTGGCGCCGACATCGGAGGCAATCTATGCCGAAATCACGCGACGTTTCGGGGCGCGTAAGCTTGTCGAGTTGCAGGAGATGCTCGGCGAGCTCGAACTGAGTCTCGAAGGGCTTGGAAGCGAGGATGATACACGCGCGGAGGAGTGA